The genomic DNA CTAACAATTTCATTTTCAACTTGCTTTTCAGTCATACCAACCTTTATAAAGTCTACTATATGATAAAATGTAGCATCAACTATTTCACAAGCTTTTTTTATATATTTTATTTCGTCTTCATTTTTTGTTTCCCTTAATGTAGATAAATCAACTGATTTTAAGGTTGCACTTAACTTATTACTCATACTTCTATATAAATCAAAAGATACTTCATTTCCCTCAAATCCAATTTCCTTTATATTCTGCTCTCTACAAATATCATTAATTATATCAAAATGAGTTCTAGTTTTGTCCATTAATACTACATTAAACAAACTAGATTTTCTTTTAATTTCTTCAAAATATCTAAAATCTACTATTATATATTGTGATTCTTTCGTTATAAAAACATAACCTGAAGAGCTAAATAAATTTCCAACATAAAACTTGTTTGTAGGACTATTTATAAGAAATCCATCTATATCATATTCTCTAAAATACTCTCTTACTTTTTCTATCTTATCCATATCTTATCTCCACCGCCTTTAATTAATCATATAGGTAAGGCTGGTAATATTGATTAAAACCATATTACCAGCCAAAGTTATTTATAGATAGTAAAAATTAAATACTAGTCGATATAATCTACAACAAGTTTACCATCTTTTATTAATTTATTTCTATAGAATATATTTCCTACTGCTATGAATATAGCACCAACTGCTATACCTATTATATATCCAAATAAGTTATCTACTAGAGGCCATGCCCATATAGCTGACTCTGGGAACCATTGAATTGCTCCTAGAATTATACCTGTAATAGCTCCTATTACACTTCCAACTATGTTTAAAGGTATAACAAAACCTGGTCTCTCAAGTGCAAATGGTATTGCTCCTTCAGATATACCCATAAATGATAAGAATATAGAAGTTTTTCCCGCTTGATAGAATTGTCTATCATATACTCTTCTTCCTACTAATCTTTTATCTAATAATGTTGTTAATCCTAATCCAATTGGAGGAACAACTATAGCTATTGTTCTTGCTGTTATTGGAAGTACATTCTCTGTAGTTAAACCAAGTGCAACGAATCCTGCTGCTTTATTTATTGGTCCTCCTAAGTCGAATGCTGTAGCTGCTGCCAAAGCTGTTGCATATACATATTCTCCAGCTGCTCCTGCTGCTGTTAAGAAGTTTTTCATACTTTCATTAATTAATCCACCAAATGGAGTTATTATAAATATCATCAATACCATACAAGCTAATGACGCTATTAATGGTATTAAAAATGTTGTTTTAAAAGCTAACCAGTTATGAGAAACTTTTATAGATTTATTTAACCATTTTACAAAATATCCTATTATAAATGCTATTAGTATTGCACCTAAAAATCCTGATGCAACTGGAACAACTTCAGTCCATTGTCCATCAACGAATTGTGGTACACCTACAGGTTTATTAGCTATATATCCACCTATAAATCCTGCAATTAAAGCTGTTTTTCCACCTATAGAGTTTGCACAAAATGCTGCAAACAGTGGTATCGCAAATCCAAACAAAGTAAATCCGAAATTTGACATTAATTGTGCTATATTTAAAAGACTAAGCTTGAACCCTGTAAATTCTCCTGAGTTCATAGCATCAACTATACCTACAGATGGGTCAAGTCCTAATATAGCATATGGTATTAATTGAGATAAGGCCCCTATAAGTCCACCCATTACTAAAACTGGTATCATATATGATATACCTGTCATTATATGTTTACTTATTTCTTTCCATTTTCCATTTCCCTTTGATTGAGTTGGACTAGATGGAGTAGATTTTCCTACATTATTTCCTCCTGTTGTAGAAGCACCTGAACTGTTTATAACTTTTTTCTTAATTGCCATTCTATTTCCTCCACAATAAATTTATTATATTCCTAAATCTTCTTCTATTTCTTTTATAACACCTTCTGCATTTTTTATAGCTTCTTGTAGTTCAACTTCATAAACTTCACAACCATCAAATCTTTCCATACCTTCTGGTGTTATTGCTACTGCATGTATTATCATAGTTGCTCCTAATATATCATCTCTTGTTAACTCATTTTGTACACCATCAGCACCTTGAGTTTCAACTTTTGCTTCATAACCTAATGCCTTTGCTGCTTGCTCTATTGCTTCTGCTGCCATGAAAGTGTGAGCTAGTCCCATTGGACAAGCACATAATGCTACTAATTTTTTATTCATTTCAAATTCCTCCTATTTTTAGTTAATTATTTTTTTATTTTATAACCTTAGTGTTTAATTATAAACCTAAAGCTTCATTTATTGAGTTAGATATTTCTTCAACATTATCACTTTTTAAAAGAGAATCTTTAAATTCTTTATTTATTAATTTTCTTGAAAGAGATGATAATAATTTAAGATGAATATTCTCTTTACTTTTTCCTGGCATAAGTAAGCTTATTGCTAATTTAACCTTATCCTCACCTTCATTCCAAACAACATCTTCATTAAACTTCAATACTACTACTGCTGGATTTTCAATTGCATCATTTTTAGTGTGAGGTATTGCTATAGATTCTCCTAAATTTGTAGTAAATTGTTCTTCTCTAGCCATTAAACCTTCATATACTAAGCTCTCATCTTCTGCCAAGTTTAAGTCTTTAGCTTTTTTTGATATAAATTTTAAAACTTCAACCTTTGACTTAGCATCAACATTTAAAAATACATATTCTTTGTTAAATATGTTTGTTCCCATTATTAATTTCCTCCTTAATTACCTATCAGTGCCATTAATTTATTAAAGTCACATATTTTAATAATTCCTCTTACTCCGCCTTCATCTTTTATAAAATTATAAAGGTATTTAAATATCGAGAAATTATGTTTTTCTTTAGTATTAAAAAATACCATAAATACTAGCTGAACCTCTTGCTTATCCCAAATTATTGGATTTTCAAGTATTCCAACTCCTATTATAGATTTTTTATCTCCCTTCACTATTGTGTGGGGTATTGCTACTAGATTTCCTATTTCAGTTGATGAAATATTTTCTCTATCTATTATACTTTTTATAGAACTTTCCTCTATAAAATCTCTTTCTTTTAGTTTATTTGAAAGTGAAATTATGACCTCTTCTTTAGTACTAGCCTTTATACTGAAAAAAGCTTTTTCATCAAACATGTTGCTTATTATCTTTCTTCTTTCTTCCTTTTCATAAAAGGCTTTGTTTACGTTTTCAATTAAGCTATCATCAAATATATTTTCTATATATAAGACAGGTTTTTCATATCCTTTTAATTCAACGGTAGATACTATCAAATCAACATCTTGACTTATAGCCATATCGAGATATCTAACTGGATAAACACCCACAACACTTAAATCACTTATATTCTGTTTTAGCTTTTCAGAAATAAGTTGTCCTGTTCCTATCCCATAATGACAAACTATACAAATTTTCTTACTAGTATTTTTTTTCATTCTTTCATTTGAAGCAGCAAAGTGGATAGCTATATATCCAAGCTCATCTTCATCAAGTTTTAAATTAAACTCAGTTTCTAGTTTATTTGATAAAAACACGGCTAAATTAAAAGCTATAGGAAACTTCTCTTTTATTTGATGAAGCAAAGGATTATTTGATTTTACATTAGCTCTAGCTCTATTTAAAAATCTCTTTATATGGTCAGAGATTGCAACCATAAACTCATCATCTTTTGTATAATCACTACCTGAAATAAGGAATATATCTTGAAGTGCACTACTTATAACACTACTTATTCGTTCCTCAATTTCACTTGTGTTTTTTCTTCCTTGTGTACCTTTATAGGCTATTACACCAGAATAATTTGAAATATAAATTACTTCATCTTCAATAAGTTTAAATCCAATTTTATCAGATATTTCTTTCATTAGATTTTCTATAAAGTAGTAGTTATGAAATCTATAACTTGTATCCATTAAGTTTATATTGTTACTATGACCTCTCTTACTCCTAAATACAGAAACGATTATTTTTGAAAGCAAAAGATTAAAATCTTTATCTGAAATTATTGTATCTTTTTCTCTTAAGTGCTTTTCTAAAATACTTTCTATACAGTGTATATCGTTTTCACTAATGTCATCTAAAAACACCTTCACTTTACTTTTTTCATCTAATTTTATTGCATAGTCAGTAATTAATTGCCTTATATTAATTTCTTCACCATGTATATAGCTTCCATAGTAAGGTTTAGATTTTATAACTAAGTCATACTTTTCAAGTTTTCTTTTAAGCTTACTAGACAATTTATTTATAGCGGCTATACTTAGATTTAATTCTTCTGCCATTGCTTCTATACTCATATAATTTCTATTAATAAGCATACATATTATATTTGACATTCTTGACTCTTCAGAGTCATCTAAAAAACCATCAATATATTTATTTGCTTCTTTAATAGCTCTGGCTATATTGTTTTTAGAACCGCTTAACTTGTATCCTATACCTCTAGAAGAAGCTATTACCAAATCATACTTGCTTAAAACACTATTTAAATCTGCTATATATCTTTTAATAGTTTTAGTAGACACATCCAATTTGATAGCTAATTCGTTTGATGTCATATATCCATCTTTATTGCTTAAACTCTTTACTATTATTGCATGTTTCTTAGTTATCATTGTATCACCTTCTCTTTGATTTCAATTATATATCAAGTAAAATTTTAATTGTATATATAATATGTCTATATAAGGGACATTTTGTATTTATATTTTATTACATAATGTAATTATTGCCTCTGCATATATACCTATTGCAGTTATAAATCTATCTAAGCTAGCAAATTCATTCGCACTATGGACATTGCCAAAGCTACCATCAGGAAATTCACAACCAAATATTACTGAATTATTCATTTCAGAAGCATAACTTCCTGCACTAGTTACTCTAACATCATTTTTTAAATCTCCAGAATACTTTATATATATATCATGCAAACTTCTTACAAGTTTTGAATTTCTATCTATATAATTTGCTTGCTTTAAATTTTCCCCAATAAGCTCAAATTTATTAATATTATTTTGCTCCATATACAAATTAAATTTTTTTATTATATCTTCAATGGTTAATATTTCTGGATATCTAACGCTTAAAACTACTTCTAATTTTCCATCTACTATATTTATTATTGTTGGCACCATTGATAAAATCCCACATTTCCCCTCAATATTTAAACCAAATAAGTTTCCATTTATATTATCTTGATTTATCAACTTATATAAATCTTTTGTCCATTTTTCATCAATATTTTCTGACAAAAGTTTAATTGTAGCTAATATAGGATTTATTGATTTTTCGGGTTTAGATGAATGACCACCTTTTCCATACACAATATAATTGCCATTATCATAATTTATCGATATATTGTTAATATCAAAACATATATTATCTTTACCCAATTTTTCTACATTCTTTATATAAACTTTATCTGGTATTGTATTAAACTCTATTCCACCACTTATATATAAAGATTTATCGTCTATATTTGAAATTAACTTTATTATTGCTCCACCTTTTTCTCCATTTAATACAGGAAATTTAGCATCTGGAGTAAATCCACATACACCATATGGCTCTTTGCTATAATAATGCTTTATACATTTAAATCCACTCTCTTCATTTCCCCCAGCTATTAATCTAACCTTTCTTTTTAAATTAATATCTAAATCCTTTATCATTTTTAGTGCTAAAAAATTCACTATCATAGGCCCTTTATTATCAGATACACCTCTAGCAACTAATTTATCACCTATAATATTTAGTTTAAATGGTTCACTATCCCATCCTTCACCTGGATTTACAACATCACAATGTCCAAATATATCTACATACTCTTTACCATTTCCATATTCAATTTGAACAGCATGATTATCTATATTTTTTACTTTGAAATTGTTTTCTCTACCTAGATTTTCAAACCAGTTTAATGCATCATATACTCCTTTTCCAAAAGGCATATCTTTA from Clostridioides difficile ATCC 9689 = DSM 1296 includes the following:
- a CDS encoding BglG family transcription antiterminator, whose product is MITKKHAIIVKSLSNKDGYMTSNELAIKLDVSTKTIKRYIADLNSVLSKYDLVIASSRGIGYKLSGSKNNIARAIKEANKYIDGFLDDSEESRMSNIICMLINRNYMSIEAMAEELNLSIAAINKLSSKLKRKLEKYDLVIKSKPYYGSYIHGEEINIRQLITDYAIKLDEKSKVKVFLDDISENDIHCIESILEKHLREKDTIISDKDFNLLLSKIIVSVFRSKRGHSNNINLMDTSYRFHNYYFIENLMKEISDKIGFKLIEDEVIYISNYSGVIAYKGTQGRKNTSEIEERISSVISSALQDIFLISGSDYTKDDEFMVAISDHIKRFLNRARANVKSNNPLLHQIKEKFPIAFNLAVFLSNKLETEFNLKLDEDELGYIAIHFAASNERMKKNTSKKICIVCHYGIGTGQLISEKLKQNISDLSVVGVYPVRYLDMAISQDVDLIVSTVELKGYEKPVLYIENIFDDSLIENVNKAFYEKEERRKIISNMFDEKAFFSIKASTKEEVIISLSNKLKERDFIEESSIKSIIDRENISSTEIGNLVAIPHTIVKGDKKSIIGVGILENPIIWDKQEVQLVFMVFFNTKEKHNFSIFKYLYNFIKDEGGVRGIIKICDFNKLMALIGN
- a CDS encoding PTS fructose transporter subunit IIC, whose protein sequence is MAIKKKVINSSGASTTGGNNVGKSTPSSPTQSKGNGKWKEISKHIMTGISYMIPVLVMGGLIGALSQLIPYAILGLDPSVGIVDAMNSGEFTGFKLSLLNIAQLMSNFGFTLFGFAIPLFAAFCANSIGGKTALIAGFIGGYIANKPVGVPQFVDGQWTEVVPVASGFLGAILIAFIIGYFVKWLNKSIKVSHNWLAFKTTFLIPLIASLACMVLMIFIITPFGGLINESMKNFLTAAGAAGEYVYATALAAATAFDLGGPINKAAGFVALGLTTENVLPITARTIAIVVPPIGLGLTTLLDKRLVGRRVYDRQFYQAGKTSIFLSFMGISEGAIPFALERPGFVIPLNIVGSVIGAITGIILGAIQWFPESAIWAWPLVDNLFGYIIGIAVGAIFIAVGNIFYRNKLIKDGKLVVDYID
- a CDS encoding PTS fructose transporter subunit IIB; protein product: MNKKLVALCACPMGLAHTFMAAEAIEQAAKALGYEAKVETQGADGVQNELTRDDILGATMIIHAVAITPEGMERFDGCEVYEVELQEAIKNAEGVIKEIEEDLGI
- a CDS encoding M20 family metallopeptidase is translated as MELFKAESKKYEKEFLKLLEQWVSIPSFYDRKTVSKDMPFGKGVYDALNWFENLGRENNFKVKNIDNHAVQIEYGNGKEYVDIFGHCDVVNPGEGWDSEPFKLNIIGDKLVARGVSDNKGPMIVNFLALKMIKDLDINLKRKVRLIAGGNEESGFKCIKHYYSKEPYGVCGFTPDAKFPVLNGEKGGAIIKLISNIDDKSLYISGGIEFNTIPDKVYIKNVEKLGKDNICFDINNISINYDNGNYIVYGKGGHSSKPEKSINPILATIKLLSENIDEKWTKDLYKLINQDNINGNLFGLNIEGKCGILSMVPTIINIVDGKLEVVLSVRYPEILTIEDIIKKFNLYMEQNNINKFELIGENLKQANYIDRNSKLVRSLHDIYIKYSGDLKNDVRVTSAGSYASEMNNSVIFGCEFPDGSFGNVHSANEFASLDRFITAIGIYAEAIITLCNKI
- a CDS encoding PTS sugar transporter subunit IIA, which encodes MGTNIFNKEYVFLNVDAKSKVEVLKFISKKAKDLNLAEDESLVYEGLMAREEQFTTNLGESIAIPHTKNDAIENPAVVVLKFNEDVVWNEGEDKVKLAISLLMPGKSKENIHLKLLSSLSRKLINKEFKDSLLKSDNVEEISNSINEALGL